The following proteins are encoded in a genomic region of Mycolicibacterium confluentis:
- a CDS encoding NADH-ubiquinone oxidoreductase-F iron-sulfur binding region domain-containing protein: MKTTQTAGADIVVGAWPTLSPRLLRTREGAETGSEYRSAGGYAALSDAEALLAEVARAGIRGRGGAAFPTAVKLQTVRAAALAGHDTVLVANGEEGEPSSIKDRWLLRNRPHLVLDGTRLAAQIVGAKHAHVYVSDPASAQSVSSALAELHDTAPDVLGDLTVSVRVVDPGYVAGEESAAVRAINGGPAKPTDKPPRVFEEGVGGLPTLVSNVETLAHLPFVQRHGADVYREAGTADSPGTFLATITGGGRPPGLYELPLGVKVTELLALHGIPADQVRGALMGGYFAGLLGRDVVDTALDHESLRALGSGLGCGAVSVLTDECPVAVAASVLAYFDRENAGQCGSCFNGTAAMAAAAGALRDGTASADDLARLQRWSVVLRGRGACATLDAATNIAASLLAVFGENVERHLTGDCAACRAGTFAAHRPYEVEALG, translated from the coding sequence ATGAAGACCACCCAGACTGCCGGGGCCGACATCGTCGTCGGCGCCTGGCCCACACTCTCCCCACGCCTGCTGCGCACCCGCGAGGGGGCCGAGACCGGCAGCGAATACCGCAGCGCCGGTGGCTATGCGGCGTTGTCGGACGCCGAAGCGCTGCTGGCCGAGGTGGCCCGGGCCGGGATCCGCGGTCGCGGCGGTGCGGCCTTCCCGACCGCGGTCAAGCTGCAGACGGTCCGCGCGGCGGCACTGGCCGGTCACGACACCGTGCTGGTGGCCAACGGCGAAGAGGGCGAACCCTCCTCGATCAAGGACAGGTGGCTGCTGCGCAACCGACCCCATCTGGTCCTCGACGGGACCCGCCTGGCCGCCCAGATCGTCGGCGCCAAGCATGCTCACGTGTACGTGTCGGATCCTGCTTCGGCGCAGAGTGTCTCGTCGGCATTGGCGGAACTGCACGACACCGCCCCCGATGTTCTCGGCGACCTGACGGTCAGTGTGCGCGTCGTAGACCCCGGCTATGTCGCGGGCGAGGAGAGCGCTGCGGTGCGTGCCATCAACGGCGGGCCCGCCAAGCCGACGGACAAGCCACCGCGAGTCTTCGAGGAGGGGGTCGGGGGCCTGCCCACGCTGGTCAGCAACGTCGAGACCCTGGCCCACCTGCCGTTCGTCCAGCGCCACGGTGCCGACGTCTACCGCGAGGCCGGCACCGCCGACTCACCGGGCACCTTCCTGGCGACCATCACCGGCGGCGGACGGCCGCCCGGCCTCTACGAGCTCCCGCTCGGAGTCAAGGTCACTGAACTGCTTGCCCTGCACGGAATTCCGGCGGACCAGGTTCGGGGCGCCCTGATGGGCGGCTACTTCGCGGGCCTGCTGGGACGCGACGTCGTCGACACCGCACTCGACCACGAGTCGCTGCGGGCACTGGGCAGCGGCCTGGGCTGCGGCGCGGTCTCGGTGCTCACCGACGAGTGCCCCGTCGCGGTCGCCGCCTCGGTGCTGGCCTACTTCGACCGCGAGAACGCCGGTCAGTGCGGATCGTGTTTCAACGGCACCGCCGCGATGGCCGCCGCCGCGGGCGCACTGCGCGACGGCACCGCGAGCGCCGACGATCTGGCGCGTCTGCAGCGGTGGTCGGTGGTGCTGCGCGGCCGCGGAGCCTGCGCGACCCTCGACGCGGCCACCAACATCGCCGCGAGCCTGCTTGCGGTGTTCGGGGAAAACGTCGAACGACACCTGACCGGAGACTGCGCGGCCTGCCGCGCAGGCACGTTCGCTGCGCACCGCCCCTACGAAGTGGAGGCGCTGGGATGA
- a CDS encoding alpha/beta fold hydrolase, translating into MPNKKIEINGGNVVYEILGKEGPFIALTPGGRFSKDIPGLKPLARKLVAGGYRVLLWDRPNCGRSDVQFYGQSESHMRAETLAQLITRLEIGPCIIAGGSGGARDSMITTMLYPELVTKLVVWNIVGGVYGSFVLGGHYIVPSILAVRGMGIKGLLHVPEWKERIAENPVNHDRIQALDADEFLKVMLRWLNAFVSKPGQTIPGVPDEMFDNITVPTLIIRGGENDWDHPKRTSLEVNCLIKGSELIDPPWPEDAWERAGEKFAASGGKKFCLFDTWVQAAPAILDFLDRP; encoded by the coding sequence TTGCCCAACAAGAAGATCGAGATCAATGGCGGCAATGTCGTCTACGAGATCCTCGGTAAAGAGGGACCGTTCATCGCGCTGACCCCCGGCGGCCGGTTCAGCAAGGACATCCCCGGGCTCAAGCCGCTCGCACGCAAGCTCGTCGCCGGTGGATATCGGGTTCTGCTGTGGGACCGGCCCAACTGCGGCAGGTCGGATGTGCAGTTCTACGGTCAGAGCGAGTCGCATATGCGGGCCGAGACGCTGGCGCAGCTGATCACGCGCCTCGAGATCGGACCGTGCATCATCGCCGGTGGATCCGGCGGTGCCCGGGACTCGATGATCACCACGATGCTCTACCCCGAACTGGTGACCAAGCTGGTGGTGTGGAACATCGTCGGCGGCGTCTACGGTTCGTTCGTCCTGGGCGGGCACTACATCGTGCCGAGCATCCTTGCGGTGCGCGGAATGGGCATCAAGGGCCTGCTGCACGTGCCCGAATGGAAAGAACGTATCGCAGAAAATCCTGTCAACCATGACAGAATCCAGGCCCTCGACGCCGACGAGTTCCTCAAGGTCATGCTGCGGTGGCTCAACGCGTTCGTGTCCAAGCCGGGCCAGACCATTCCCGGTGTGCCCGACGAGATGTTCGACAACATCACCGTTCCCACGCTGATCATCCGCGGCGGCGAAAACGACTGGGACCACCCGAAGCGGACATCGCTCGAAGTCAACTGCCTGATCAAGGGCTCAGAACTGATCGATCCGCCGTGGCCCGAGGACGCCTGGGAGCGGGCCGGGGAGAAGTTCGCCGCCAGTGGCGGAAAGAAGTTCTGCCTGTTCGACACCTGGGTCCAGGCGGCACCGGCGATCCTGGACTTTCTGGATCGGCCATGA
- a CDS encoding Rieske (2Fe-2S) protein, translating to MADETKPSRLAQGREHVVATVDEIPPGTHKLVPIGRHGVGVYNVNGTFYAIANYCPHEGGPLCSGRARGRNIVDENVPGDAVMVRDMEYIYCPWHQWGFELATGTTAVKPEWSIRTYPVRVVGNDVLVQA from the coding sequence ATGGCAGACGAGACCAAGCCGTCCCGCCTTGCACAAGGGCGTGAGCACGTCGTTGCGACAGTGGACGAAATCCCGCCGGGCACACACAAACTCGTGCCCATCGGGCGACACGGTGTGGGGGTGTACAACGTCAACGGGACGTTCTACGCGATCGCGAACTACTGCCCGCACGAAGGGGGGCCGCTGTGTTCGGGGCGGGCACGCGGACGCAACATCGTCGACGAGAACGTGCCCGGCGACGCGGTGATGGTGCGCGACATGGAGTACATCTACTGTCCGTGGCACCAGTGGGGGTTCGAGTTGGCCACCGGCACCACTGCGGTCAAACCGGAGTGGAGCATCCGCACCTACCCCGTCCGGGTCGTCGGCAACGACGTCCTGGTACAGGCCTGA
- a CDS encoding amidohydrolase family protein, with amino-acid sequence MTSTGPAKAVTQTTERTTPIERTPIRCVDSDVHPVPKRGQLLPHIPEPWRSKYFLSHQFGEQIYYDAPDYAHAFAMRVDSFPDDGEFACSDPDLAFKQLIMEAGSDIAVLEPGAYPCRIPEADHAMSQALNSWQDACWLDSHNNWHQRWRGSICVSIEAPELAAAEIEKWAGHPYMVQVLIKAERRPAWGDPMYDPVWAAATKHDITVSCHLSRSHHEELPIPPVGFPSYNHDLMVTYSLLAHNQIMSLIFDGVFDRFPTLRIVFVEHAFTWILPLMWRMDAIYEARKQWMDIKRKPSEYVKDHIKFTTQPLDYPEDKTELSRAFEWMECDKILLYSSDYPHWTFDDPRWLVKHLPEHAREAIMFRNGIATYHLPETVPALEGQVRVF; translated from the coding sequence ATGACATCGACAGGGCCTGCCAAAGCCGTCACCCAGACCACCGAGCGGACCACGCCGATCGAACGCACGCCCATCAGGTGCGTGGATTCCGACGTGCATCCGGTGCCCAAGCGCGGACAACTGCTGCCGCACATCCCGGAACCGTGGCGCAGCAAGTACTTCCTGAGCCACCAGTTCGGCGAGCAGATTTACTACGACGCCCCGGACTACGCCCACGCGTTCGCGATGCGCGTCGACTCGTTTCCCGACGACGGCGAGTTCGCCTGCAGTGATCCCGATCTGGCGTTCAAGCAGCTGATCATGGAGGCTGGGTCCGATATCGCGGTCCTGGAACCCGGCGCCTACCCTTGCCGGATCCCCGAGGCCGACCACGCCATGAGCCAGGCACTGAACTCCTGGCAGGACGCCTGCTGGCTGGATTCACACAACAATTGGCATCAGCGCTGGCGGGGGTCCATCTGCGTCTCGATCGAGGCACCCGAGCTCGCGGCCGCCGAGATCGAGAAGTGGGCCGGGCACCCCTACATGGTGCAGGTCCTGATCAAGGCCGAACGGCGGCCAGCCTGGGGTGACCCGATGTATGACCCGGTCTGGGCCGCGGCCACCAAGCACGACATCACGGTGTCCTGCCACCTGTCCCGCAGCCACCATGAAGAACTGCCGATTCCGCCGGTCGGTTTCCCGAGCTACAACCACGATTTGATGGTCACGTACTCGCTGCTGGCCCACAACCAGATCATGAGTCTGATCTTCGACGGGGTCTTCGACCGCTTCCCCACGCTGCGCATCGTGTTCGTCGAACACGCCTTCACCTGGATCCTGCCGCTGATGTGGCGCATGGACGCCATCTACGAAGCCCGCAAGCAGTGGATGGACATCAAGCGCAAGCCCAGCGAATACGTCAAGGACCACATCAAATTCACCACCCAACCCCTGGACTACCCCGAGGACAAGACCGAACTGTCTCGGGCGTTCGAGTGGATGGAGTGCGACAAGATCCTGCTCTACAGCAGCGACTACCCGCACTGGACCTTCGACGACCCGCGCTGGCTGGTCAAGCACCTGCCCGAACACGCCCGCGAGGCCATTATGTTCCGCAACGGAATCGCCACCTACCACCTGCCCGAGACCGTCCCCGCCCTCGAGGGACAGGTCCGGGTGTTCTGA
- a CDS encoding amidohydrolase family protein, which translates to MIRIGDGSDAVETPVIDASVHIFFGSNKDLRQNFMNEPFRSRGFPDYEMDWYGAPGGEYAKGTKGPDGQYPGSDVDVVAKHLFTDRGVDIAVLHPMTRGVMPDRHLGTAIAAAHNEMMVTRWLEHDEYGERFRGTIRVNPDDIVGALREIEKYRNHPRVVQIGIPLQSRELYGKPQFWPLWEAAADAGLPVATHIEVGAGIGFAPTPSGRTRTYEQYQGFMSLNYLYHLMNLIAEGVFEKYDGLKFVFADGAGDSLTPFMWRMDCFGRPHLEQTPWAPKMPSEYLPGHVHFVQGPFDGPGDVEYAGEWLGFTGKDDMTMFGSSYPHWNLTEVKVPSAYSTEQREKYCWRNAAQLYGIDVPIPTVAQ; encoded by the coding sequence ATGATCCGAATCGGGGACGGCTCCGACGCCGTCGAGACGCCCGTCATCGACGCCAGCGTGCACATCTTCTTCGGGTCCAACAAGGACCTGCGGCAGAACTTCATGAACGAACCGTTTCGCAGTCGCGGGTTCCCGGACTACGAGATGGACTGGTACGGCGCCCCCGGTGGGGAGTACGCCAAGGGCACCAAGGGCCCAGACGGCCAGTACCCCGGATCCGATGTCGACGTCGTCGCCAAGCACCTGTTCACCGACCGCGGCGTCGACATCGCGGTGCTTCATCCGATGACGCGGGGCGTCATGCCCGACCGGCACCTGGGAACCGCGATCGCCGCGGCGCACAACGAGATGATGGTGACCCGTTGGCTCGAACACGACGAGTACGGTGAGCGGTTCCGCGGCACCATCCGAGTCAACCCCGACGACATCGTCGGGGCATTGCGCGAGATCGAGAAGTACAGGAACCATCCGCGCGTGGTACAGATCGGTATCCCCCTGCAGTCGCGCGAGCTCTACGGCAAGCCGCAGTTCTGGCCCCTGTGGGAGGCCGCGGCCGACGCGGGCCTGCCCGTCGCGACCCACATCGAGGTCGGTGCCGGAATCGGCTTTGCGCCAACGCCGTCCGGACGCACCCGCACGTACGAGCAGTACCAGGGCTTCATGTCGCTGAATTACCTTTACCACCTGATGAACTTGATCGCCGAGGGCGTCTTCGAGAAGTACGACGGGCTCAAGTTCGTCTTCGCCGACGGTGCCGGTGATTCGCTCACGCCGTTCATGTGGCGGATGGACTGCTTCGGCCGCCCACACCTCGAGCAGACCCCGTGGGCACCCAAGATGCCCAGTGAGTATCTGCCGGGCCACGTGCATTTCGTCCAGGGTCCGTTCGACGGTCCTGGCGACGTCGAGTACGCCGGCGAATGGCTCGGTTTCACCGGCAAGGACGACATGACCATGTTCGGTTCGAGCTATCCGCACTGGAACCTCACCGAGGTGAAGGTGCCCAGCGCCTACAGCACCGAGCAGCGCGAGAAGTACTGCTGGCGCAACGCCGCCCAGTTGTACGGCATCGACGTTCCCATCCCGACGGTCGCGCAGTAA
- a CDS encoding acyl-CoA dehydrogenase family protein, protein MQLEFDTEVEQFRAEFVAFLDEHLPAESETSERSQTCSHIPEWARRWQACQFDHGWLLPGNPPEFGGRNATVVQQYVHREELSKRRIYHSFNPQGVGIVAASILTFGTDEQKQKWAVPILRGEMTASVGMSEPGAGSDLASLRTKAVLDGDHFVVNGQKVWTSGAHDADVLLTFVRTDPDVPKHKGLSVLLIPTDSPGLVRRPFPTICHHDDLDFNEVFFTDVRVPRENLVGPLNGGWGVANGALGHERTMMWMMYADRLHNLIEDFRPTDAHGRDRYATLLMDYQALRLLGSAAIAKAARGETDMTTISVLKVLGSEAERDATEAALDSVGEEGLRHPATTSPYRPYDLDYLSASWIERYFRSFAGTIAGGTSEIQRNIIARGLGLPMG, encoded by the coding sequence GTGCAACTCGAATTCGACACCGAGGTCGAGCAGTTTCGGGCGGAATTCGTCGCATTCCTTGATGAGCACCTGCCGGCCGAGTCGGAGACCTCCGAACGCTCGCAGACGTGTTCGCACATTCCGGAGTGGGCGCGGCGGTGGCAGGCCTGCCAGTTCGACCACGGTTGGCTGCTGCCCGGCAACCCGCCCGAGTTCGGCGGTCGCAACGCGACCGTGGTCCAGCAGTACGTCCACCGCGAGGAACTGTCGAAACGCCGGATCTACCACAGCTTCAACCCGCAGGGGGTCGGCATCGTCGCAGCGTCGATCCTGACGTTCGGGACCGACGAGCAGAAGCAGAAGTGGGCCGTGCCGATCCTGCGCGGGGAGATGACGGCCTCGGTCGGTATGAGTGAACCCGGCGCGGGGTCGGATCTGGCATCGCTGCGCACCAAGGCCGTGCTCGACGGCGACCACTTCGTCGTCAACGGTCAGAAGGTGTGGACCTCGGGCGCCCACGACGCCGACGTCCTGCTGACGTTCGTCCGCACCGATCCGGATGTGCCCAAGCACAAGGGGCTTTCGGTGCTGTTGATCCCCACCGACAGCCCGGGCCTGGTGCGCAGACCGTTCCCGACGATCTGCCACCACGACGACCTCGACTTCAACGAGGTGTTCTTCACCGACGTCCGAGTCCCCCGCGAGAACCTGGTCGGCCCGCTCAACGGAGGCTGGGGTGTGGCCAACGGTGCCTTGGGCCACGAGCGCACCATGATGTGGATGATGTACGCCGATCGGTTGCACAACCTGATCGAGGACTTCCGTCCCACCGATGCGCATGGCCGGGACCGCTACGCCACGCTGCTGATGGACTATCAGGCCCTGCGCCTGCTGGGGTCGGCCGCGATCGCCAAGGCCGCACGCGGGGAGACCGACATGACGACGATCTCGGTGCTCAAGGTGCTCGGCTCAGAAGCCGAACGCGATGCGACCGAGGCTGCGCTGGACTCCGTCGGCGAGGAGGGGCTGCGGCACCCGGCGACCACGTCGCCGTATCGCCCCTACGACCTGGACTATCTGTCGGCCAGTTGGATCGAGCGCTACTTCCGCAGCTTCGCGGGAACCATCGCCGGCGGGACGTCGGAGATCCAGCGCAACATCATCGCGCGCGGACTCGGGCTGCCGATGGGCTGA
- a CDS encoding ferredoxin: MRAHVDSDVCAGHGDCVATCGTVFTLTDDGYAEAIADEIPLAAVESVRAAAEHCPEHAINIDEG, translated from the coding sequence ATGAGGGCGCACGTCGACTCCGACGTGTGCGCCGGCCACGGCGACTGTGTCGCGACGTGCGGCACGGTCTTCACCCTGACCGACGACGGCTACGCCGAAGCGATCGCCGACGAGATCCCGCTGGCGGCAGTCGAATCGGTGCGAGCGGCCGCGGAGCACTGCCCCGAACACGCGATCAACATCGACGAGGGCTGA
- a CDS encoding cytochrome P450, translated as MTTQSDRADVDERDFFTDSTVLHDPYEFLAQMRTQSPLLPEPHHGVVMVTGYDEGVSIYNDTENFSACLSVTGPFPGFPVSLEGHGDSDISALIDAHRDELPFNDQLPTFDPPKHTAHRAMLSRMITPKRLKENEEFIWKLADRQYDEVLVDGRCEYNDGYGSPFAMLVIADLLGVPESDHDDFRRALLEGRTGTIGSSKGDSLQHSPLEYLYGKFTEYISDRRANPRDDVLTGVASAAFPDGSMPEVIDAVRVAANLFAAGQETTVRLLTAAVRILAEDQELQAKIRADLSLLPKFVEETLRYESPVRGDFRLAKVPVTVGGVDLPAGTTVMLINAAMNRDPRKFEHPDVFDPERANARNHVAFGRGPHSCPGAPLARTEAIVSLKRLLERTSEFWIDEEVHGPPGDRRYRYLPTFILRGLTNLNIRFSV; from the coding sequence GTGACAACCCAGTCCGACCGAGCAGACGTCGACGAACGCGACTTCTTCACCGACAGCACGGTCCTGCATGACCCATACGAGTTTTTGGCTCAGATGCGGACCCAGTCTCCCCTGCTGCCCGAACCCCACCATGGCGTCGTGATGGTCACGGGGTACGACGAGGGCGTCTCGATCTACAACGACACCGAGAACTTCTCCGCGTGCCTTTCGGTCACCGGCCCCTTCCCCGGTTTCCCGGTGTCGCTCGAAGGCCATGGCGACAGCGACATCTCGGCCCTAATCGACGCGCACCGCGACGAACTGCCGTTCAACGATCAGCTGCCGACGTTCGACCCGCCCAAGCACACCGCGCACCGCGCCATGCTGTCGCGGATGATCACTCCCAAGCGGCTCAAGGAGAACGAGGAGTTCATCTGGAAGCTCGCCGACCGCCAGTATGACGAGGTTCTTGTCGACGGACGCTGCGAGTACAACGACGGCTACGGCAGCCCGTTCGCGATGCTCGTGATCGCCGACCTGCTCGGTGTACCGGAGAGCGACCACGACGATTTCCGGCGGGCCCTGCTGGAGGGCCGCACCGGCACGATCGGCAGCAGCAAGGGTGACTCGCTGCAGCACTCACCGCTGGAGTACCTGTACGGCAAGTTCACCGAGTACATCAGCGATCGTCGGGCCAATCCGCGCGACGACGTCCTGACCGGCGTGGCTTCGGCCGCCTTCCCCGACGGCAGCATGCCGGAGGTGATCGACGCGGTCCGGGTGGCGGCCAACCTCTTCGCCGCGGGCCAGGAGACCACGGTGCGGCTGCTGACCGCGGCCGTGCGGATCCTCGCCGAGGACCAGGAACTGCAGGCGAAGATCCGAGCCGACCTCAGCCTGCTGCCGAAGTTCGTCGAGGAGACGCTGCGCTACGAGAGTCCGGTCCGCGGCGACTTCCGGCTCGCCAAGGTGCCCGTGACCGTCGGCGGGGTGGACCTCCCGGCCGGCACCACGGTGATGCTCATCAACGCCGCGATGAATCGCGATCCCCGCAAGTTCGAGCATCCGGACGTCTTCGATCCCGAGCGCGCGAACGCCCGCAACCATGTGGCCTTCGGCCGTGGCCCACACAGCTGTCCTGGAGCTCCGCTGGCCCGCACCGAGGCGATCGTCAGTCTGAAGCGGCTGCTGGAACGCACGTCGGAGTTCTGGATCGACGAGGAGGTGCACGGCCCGCCGGGAGACCGGCGCTACAGGTATCTGCCGACCTTCATCCTGCGTGGGCTGACCAACCTCAACATCCGGTTCTCGGTATGA
- a CDS encoding aromatic ring-hydroxylating oxygenase subunit alpha: protein MQTTRPGEWVDQDGTGLDDIAPDRYRMQIPTERYVSPEFVARERDSIWMKTWQVVGRVDDLPKVADWKQYRLFDQSYIVVRGKDDKIRGFVNACRHRGNVLCPEAGGNAKRGFLCQYHLWSYDLQGNLKGMLREALAGPIDKSTHGLIEVPVDTFGGFIFLNPDPNAVPLSEFIGDEVATMLAPYHLDEMVTVMDVTEAIDCNWKVVMDAFQEGYHIDGIHPQLLQVINIDPKTSRYRFFDQHCVSMAPFDVVGASPEAQVDGIMALPETFPSTVAVLPRFTELVEQYRNADGTLTFPEGIKARNLLQQATRDTLTGMGLDVSGLTDAQMSDNHGWVLFPNFFMTIRAGEATIVMSMPDPDGDPNRCIWHVASYMWLPDEHKAAFIAEPIVVDEPGSFKYFEALQQDYVQMPRQQIGLRNTSLEHMALVKEEVVIAHFHSVIDKHLAASGAN from the coding sequence ATGCAGACAACACGCCCCGGGGAATGGGTCGACCAGGACGGGACGGGCCTCGATGACATCGCCCCCGACCGCTACCGCATGCAGATCCCGACGGAACGCTATGTATCTCCGGAATTCGTTGCCCGCGAGCGTGATTCGATCTGGATGAAGACCTGGCAGGTGGTGGGCCGGGTCGACGATCTGCCCAAGGTGGCCGACTGGAAGCAGTACCGCCTCTTCGACCAGTCCTACATCGTGGTGCGCGGCAAGGACGACAAGATCCGCGGTTTCGTCAACGCCTGCCGGCACCGCGGTAACGTGCTGTGCCCGGAAGCAGGAGGAAATGCCAAGCGCGGCTTCCTGTGTCAGTACCACCTGTGGTCCTACGACCTGCAGGGCAACCTCAAAGGCATGTTGCGTGAGGCCCTGGCCGGCCCGATCGACAAGAGCACCCACGGCCTGATCGAGGTGCCGGTGGACACCTTCGGCGGCTTCATCTTCCTCAACCCGGACCCGAACGCCGTGCCATTGTCGGAGTTCATCGGCGACGAGGTCGCGACCATGCTGGCGCCGTATCACCTTGATGAGATGGTCACCGTGATGGACGTGACCGAGGCGATCGACTGCAACTGGAAGGTCGTGATGGACGCCTTCCAGGAGGGCTACCACATCGACGGCATCCACCCGCAACTGCTGCAGGTCATCAACATCGACCCCAAGACCAGTCGATACCGCTTCTTCGACCAGCACTGCGTGTCGATGGCGCCCTTCGACGTCGTGGGCGCCAGTCCCGAGGCCCAGGTTGACGGCATCATGGCGCTGCCCGAAACCTTCCCCTCCACGGTCGCGGTGCTCCCCCGGTTCACCGAGCTCGTCGAGCAGTACCGCAACGCCGACGGCACGCTGACCTTCCCCGAGGGCATCAAGGCCCGAAACCTGTTGCAGCAGGCCACCCGCGACACGCTCACCGGAATGGGCCTGGACGTGAGCGGGTTGACCGACGCCCAGATGAGCGACAACCACGGCTGGGTGCTGTTCCCCAACTTCTTCATGACCATCCGCGCCGGCGAGGCGACCATCGTCATGTCGATGCCAGACCCCGACGGCGACCCCAACCGGTGCATCTGGCACGTCGCGAGCTACATGTGGCTGCCCGACGAGCACAAGGCCGCGTTCATCGCCGAGCCGATCGTGGTCGACGAACCCGGCAGCTTCAAGTATTTCGAAGCCCTGCAACAGGATTACGTGCAGATGCCCCGTCAGCAGATCGGGCTGCGCAACACCAGCCTCGAGCACATGGCACTGGTCAAGGAGGAGGTCGTGATCGCCCACTTCCACTCCGTGATCGACAAGCACCTGGCCGCCTCCGGCGCCAACTGA
- a CDS encoding TetR/AcrR family transcriptional regulator, with protein sequence MAERWTRQRRVEHTRNLLLDAAEEVVARDGFGAAALEVIADAAGYTRGAIYSHFGTKEELFLAVMERQLQRFLDGFNDIVDSFETLGDFDADKLSHRWRELTIGAPNRAALGHEFTLFLLRNPDARARVAAQRKETVRSLADYIDAHLEKIGGRLRVPSDTLAKVLIATNEGVTLASHIDGEDLYGPFLGMVMSHVEPLD encoded by the coding sequence GTGGCGGAACGGTGGACACGGCAACGGCGAGTCGAGCACACGCGCAACCTCCTGCTCGACGCCGCCGAAGAAGTGGTGGCGCGCGACGGATTCGGCGCGGCAGCGCTGGAGGTGATCGCCGACGCCGCGGGATACACGCGCGGCGCGATCTACTCACACTTCGGCACCAAGGAGGAACTCTTCCTCGCGGTGATGGAGCGTCAGCTTCAGCGCTTCCTCGACGGGTTCAACGACATCGTGGACTCCTTCGAGACACTGGGCGATTTCGACGCCGACAAGCTCTCGCACCGGTGGCGCGAGTTGACGATTGGCGCACCGAACCGCGCGGCACTGGGCCATGAGTTCACGCTGTTCCTGCTGCGCAACCCGGACGCCCGCGCGCGCGTCGCAGCGCAGCGAAAGGAGACCGTGCGATCACTGGCCGACTACATCGACGCCCATCTGGAGAAGATCGGCGGCAGGCTCCGCGTGCCGTCCGACACCCTGGCCAAGGTGCTCATCGCCACGAATGAAGGCGTGACGCTGGCCAGCCACATCGATGGCGAGGACCTCTACGGCCCCTTCCTCGGCATGGTCATGAGCCATGTCGAACCCCTTGACTGA
- a CDS encoding SDR family NAD(P)-dependent oxidoreductase: MTAARVAVVTGGGSGMGESSCHELAKRGNAIAVLDINAQAAQRVADEIKAGGGTAIGVGVDVTDRFRVEAAFERVRAELGPVAILVTSAGKVGFGKFAEITVEAWQDIIDVNLTGTFHCCQVALPDMVAAGWGRIVMISSSSAQRGSPYMAHYAAAKGGVITLTRSLANEYAKKGITVNNIPPSSIDTPMARQSQATGNLFNPEDLAKRIPVGHMGTGEDIAAAVAFLCSDEAGFITGQVLGVNGGAVI, from the coding sequence GTGACCGCCGCGCGAGTCGCCGTGGTCACGGGCGGTGGATCTGGCATGGGGGAGTCGAGCTGTCATGAACTGGCCAAGCGCGGCAACGCGATCGCCGTCCTCGACATCAATGCGCAAGCGGCCCAACGGGTTGCCGACGAGATCAAGGCCGGTGGCGGGACGGCGATCGGAGTGGGCGTCGATGTCACCGATCGGTTCAGGGTGGAGGCGGCATTCGAGCGTGTTCGCGCGGAGTTGGGCCCGGTCGCCATTCTGGTGACCAGTGCGGGCAAGGTGGGCTTCGGGAAATTCGCGGAGATCACCGTCGAGGCCTGGCAGGACATCATTGATGTCAACCTGACCGGCACCTTCCACTGCTGTCAGGTGGCGCTGCCGGACATGGTGGCCGCGGGGTGGGGTCGCATCGTGATGATCTCGTCGTCGAGTGCGCAACGCGGGTCGCCGTATATGGCGCACTACGCCGCGGCCAAGGGTGGGGTGATCACGCTGACCCGGTCGCTGGCCAACGAATATGCCAAGAAGGGCATCACGGTCAACAACATTCCACCGTCGAGCATCGACACCCCGATGGCCAGACAGTCACAGGCCACCGGCAATCTGTTCAACCCCGAGGATCTGGCGAAGCGCATTCCGGTGGGGCACATGGGCACCGGCGAGGACATCGCGGCCGCCGTCGCATTCCTGTGCTCGGACGAGGCTGGCTTCATCACCGGTCAGGTTCTGGGCGTCAACGGCGGCGCCGTCATCTGA